A segment of the Echinicola strongylocentroti genome:
CCGGTGAAACTTCGCAGCTGTACCAGATTGCTTCCCGCTATTTGTTGCCAGCTTCATTGGTTTTGCTGACCCTAAGTATAGATTTTAAGGCCATTTTAAGATTGGGGCCTAAGGCACTTACCATGTTTTTGGCCGGTACAGTGGGGATCATATTGGGAGGTCCATTGGCGCTATTGGTAGTGGGGTTCTTTGATCCCAGTGTGCTGGGTGGGGCAGGTCCTGATGAGGTGTGGAGAGGGCTTTCCACTATTGCGGGTAGCTGGATAGGAGGAGGAGCTAACCAAACTGCTATGTTGCGGACGTTTGAGCCAAGTGGAGAGCTGTTTAGTCAGGTCATAGCAGTAGACGTGGTCATGGCAAATTTATGGTTGGCCTTTTTGCTTTATTGGGCAGCCAATCCTGATCGAATTGATCGGTTGTTTAAGGCGGACAGCTCAGCCATTCAGGCACTACAGGAAAAAGTAGAAGCTTATCGCGGAAGCATTATGCGTATTCCTTCCATGACAGATACATTGATGGTATTGGGAGTTGGGTTTGGCATTACGGGGCTAGCACATTGGGTGGCAGATATTGTCGCTCCGTGGATAGGTGGTAATTATCCCTCCTTGGAAAAATATTCGTTGGATTCTCCCTTCTTCTGGATCGTGATCATAGCGACCACTTGTGGTCTGGTATTATCATTTACCCGTGCGCGTAATTTGGAAGGGGTAGGAGCAAGTCGCTTAGGAAGTGTATTGCTGTACGTTTTGGTGGCCACGGTGGGCATGCAAATGGACTTATTTGCTATTTTGGATAATCCTACCTTGTTTTTGGTGGGTGGTATTTGGATGCTTTTCCATATTGTCATTATGTTAGTGGTCGCTTATTTTATCAAGGCACCATTTTTCTACGTAGCTGTAGGCTCCCAGGCAAATGTGGGCGGTGCAGCATCAGCCCCGATTGTAGCTTCGGCTTTTAACCCTTCATTAGCTCCTGTGGGGGTTTTATTGGCTGTTTTTGGGTATGCAGTGGGGACGTACGGAGCTTATTTGTGTGGATTATTGTTACAAATGGTATCCAATCTCTAATGGCCAATGGGACAGTTTCGGAAATTCATATTTGTATGTACAGGATCTGACTGTAAAAAGAACGGTTGCAAGGGATTGTTGAAGGATGTCAAGGAGCTGACCAGACTGGATACCCACAAAGGAAAATACAAAATAGTCAAGACCAAATGCATGGATTTTTGTAAAACTGGTCCTGTTGTAGTGGTCAATAACGAGGTGATCAAGAAAGGAACCCGTGAAAAAATCCATCAGGTGCTGGAAGGAAAACAGTTGGGAAAGCCTTAATAATGAAAGCACCAAAAAAAGCTCCTTTCGATAACCAACGAAAGGAGCTTTGTGTCCATTGGCCCCTTGGTTTTAGTAGGGTAAATAAACTATTGTTTAGGTTCTACGAATACGGCAGTACCGCTGGCAGTCACCATTAACATACCGTCACGGATAGTCTCATAATCCAAGTCCACACCTACGACAGCATTTGCTCCCATGGACTTGGCCTGCATTTCCATTTCCATGAGTGAAGTTGATTTAGCTTCTTTAAGTACTTTTTCATAGGTGCCTGAGCGCCCACCTACAATATCCGTTATGCTGGCAAAAAAATCCCGGAACACATTGGCACCAATAATGGTTTCCCCAGTGACAATTCCACAGTATTTTTTTATTTCATGTCCTTCCACGGAGGGTGTTGTCGTCGTAATCATGCTATTGATAATTTTGTTTGTTAGAAAGATGATAAATTAAACAAGACAGTTAATATACTAGAAAATATTCGAAAAAAGGTGCGCTTTTGAAGGTAAATCTCAATGTGTCCACCATGACTTCGTAACTCATTAAATCAACCATTAAAATAAAAAATACTGGTTTTAACTATTAAGGACAGCGTGATCTGGTAATATCTTCCAAGATTGGGTACATAATCCTTGTAAAAATGATAGCCATTCCGTATTAAAATTTTATTTTTGACCTGAAATTTGACCAGATGAGGACGATAATTGCCATTCTTATCCTGTTTTGCTTTACCGAGCAGGCTTGGGCCCAACAACATAAAGGCTACCAACGTACCAGTTTTAATGCGTACTATGGTACTTCTGGTGCCAATCTGCAAGGGCTGGACGAGTTATTGGAGAATCACGGACAAGCACCTTTGCCCAATAGCTATAATACCTATGGTCTTAGCTATCAAACACGTTTTAACGATTTTATCATCGGGGCCGAGATATACCAAAACAATGGGATAGAAACCCCATTTAATGAATACAATATCGATTATCGGACTACAAGGGCCTTCTTGAACTTTGGCTACAGTTTTACTGAGGAAGGGAAGTTTCACCTTATCCATTATATGTCTATCGGTATGGGGTATTTGAATTTTGAAATGCTTAACGACCGAGAAGGTGAGTCAATGGAGGAGTTCCTGAAAGCTCCTGCCCATGGTTTTATCCTAAGACAGAATGACATCAACAAAGGCAGTCAGTTCATGGGAGGCTTTCTGACAGAAATCGGTTTTGAGCTGGGCTATGACCTTGGGCTGTTGCCTAGTGAGGAAGTGATTACCCTGATAGCTAAAATAGGCTATTCCTTTAATCCATTTGAAGAATCTTGGACCATTAATGGGATGACATTCGATGACCTACAGAGCGGAGCTTTTGTACGCTTGGGAGCGGGGCTTAGCTTACCGGAGAAGAACTATTTTTACAGAGATGCTTCTCTTGGCATCCATTTGATTACCGGAATACATTTTACAAAACCCAATGACCTAAACCAACACCTAGAGAACAACGGGTACCAGCAATTGGATGGGATTCCAAAAAATATAGGGATCAAGCTACTCGGTGAAAACAGAGGATTTCTCTATGGCATTGACTTGTTTAATCTCAACATGGAAGGAGAGGCCAATCAAGATTACGGGCATAGTTTGAGCAGCTTGAGAATATACGGGAGTCTAGGGGGGAAGCTCTTGGACATCTATAATTGGGAAGTGGGCGCCCTTGGTGGTATCGGCTACGCCAATGTACGTTATAGTTTATTGCATAAGCGCAAGCTATCATTCCCTGATTTGATAGACTTGCCAGATTATGATGGAGAATTGAGAAATGGAGGAATAATGGCCAAGCCTGAAGTGTACCTTTCCAAAGTATTCCCACTTTCAAAAAAGACAAAACTGTCCTTAGTAGGTACCGTCTACGGTGGGTATGAGATACCGCTTGGAAGCTATGAATTAGGTGGAGTAAGTATGTCCAATTTCATGGCCAATCCCTATCTACAGTTGGGCGTAGGCATCAGACCATAATACATATTCCGGGTTAAACGGGGGCTAAGCCTATGGTGTTCTATGATCTACCTGGTTATCCAAATAAATGAGCCGCCTTGCCATCTGGGCTAATGTGTCAGTCAAAGATACAGGTCTATATTTCCCGAAATAAATTCCTGAATTTGCAATTTTTTTCCACCAATTCATGTTAACTTTGGACTTGCTTATCGAGAAAGACTGAGGGAAGGGCCCTATGACGTCTTAGCAACCTGATCAGACAAGGTGCTAACTCCCATCCTGAGCTTGTCAGGAAAAGATGAGCGGTAGATAATCACCTGCTTTTCTATCGGTTCTTTGCTCGGTACAGCTTTTAATACAAACAATGAGCATGAATACACGAACTGATATATTACTTCAGCAAATTGAAAAAAAGATTCTCATCCTAGATGGAGCGATGGGAACAATGATCCAGCGGTACAAACTGGAAGAAGAAGATTTTAGGACACCTGCTTTAAATGGGCATCATAAATCCCTAAAAGGGAATAACGATCTACTGTCCCTCTCCCGGCCAAAAATCATTCGGGAGATCCACGATACCTACTTGGATGCTGGGGCAGACATCATCGAAACCAATACGTTCAGCAGTACTAGCATTGCGCAGGAGGATTATGATCTTTCACATTTGGCATATGAGCTCAATGTGGAAGCTGCAAAAATCGCTAAAGAGTCGGCTATGGCCTATAGTCAAAAGACCCCAGAACAACCTCGTTTTGTGGCGGGAGCTGTAGGGCCTACCAATAGGACGGCTTCTATCTCTCCAGATGTCAATGATCCCGGTTATCGGGCAGTTAACTTCGACCAACTTTCGGAAGCTTATGCAGAGCAGATAAAAGGCCTTATTGACGGAGGTGTTGATATTCTGTTGGTAGAGACGATCTTTGATACGTTGAATGCCAAAGCTGCGTTGTTTGCCATTCAGGAGGTCTTCGAGGAAAAAGGGCTACCATTGGCACCAGAGGATGGTGGGATCCCTGTCATGATCTCTGGCACTATCACGGATGCTTCAGGAAGGACCCTCAGTGGACAGACCACCGAGGCATTCTTGATTTCAGTATCGCATGTTCCACTAATGAGCATTGGGCTTAACTGTGCCCTAGGTGCCAAAGAGCTCAGGCCTTACTTAAAAGTATTGGCCGAAAAGGCACCATTTTATGTCAGTGCCTATCCTAATGCCGGACTTCCCAATGAGTTTGGGCAATATGACCAGACCTCCCAAGAAATGGCCGATCAGGTAGAAGAGTTTCTGAAAGATGGGTTGATCAATATTTTAGGGGGGTGTTGTGGCACTACGCCCGAACATATCCGTGTCATTGGCGAAGTAAGTAAAAAGTACCAGCCAAGAAAATTAGCATTTACATTAGAAGAAGAATAGTGGGAATGGATAATAAAGTTAACAACAGCCAGCTCAAATTATCGGGGCTGGAGCCATTGGTTTTTACTCCGGAATTGAATTTTGTCAATATCGGTGAACGTACCAATGTAACGGGTTCGAAAAAATTTGCCCGTCTGATCCTAAACGGGCAGTTTGACGAAGCCCTGGAAGTAGCGCTGGACCAAGTGAGGGGCGGAGCGCAGGTATTGGATGTGTGCATGGATGAAGGGATGCTGGACGGTGAAGCCGCCATGGTAAAATACCTGAACCTCCTGGCTTCAGAGCCTGAAATCAGTAGGATCCCCATCGTAGTCGATAGCTCTAAGTGGAACATCATCGTCGCTGGATTGAAATGTATCCAAGGCAAGGGAATCGTCAACTCCATCAGTTTGAAAAATGGAGAGGAAGAATATATTCACCAAGCAAAGACCATTAAAAAGTTTGGTGCAGCGGTGGTGGTAATGGCCTTTGATGAAGATGGCCAGGCAGATACCTATCAGCGGCGAATAGATATATGTCAAAGGAGTTATGATATTCTGGTAAATGAGGTGAAATTCAATCCTCAGGATATCATTTTTGATCCCAACATATTTCCAGTGGCTACTGGAATGGAAGAACACCGCAGGAATGCCATTGACTTTTTCATGGCCACAAAGTGGATCAAAGAAAACCTGCCAGGTGCCAAAGTGAGTGGGGGAGTCAGCAATGTGAGTTTTTCTTTCAGGGGAAATAACCCTGTCCGTGAAGCCATGCATGCGGCGTTTCTGTACCACGCTATCCAACATGGCATGGACATGGGGATTGTCAATCCGGCAATGCTGGAAGTATATGACGACATCCCCAAAGACCTGTTAGAGCATGTGGAAGATGTGTTGTGGGACAAAAGGGACGATGCCACTGAGCGCTTGCTGGAGTTTGCAGAAACGGTCAAATCATCCGGTAAAAAGGAAGTCGCCAACGAATCTTGGAGATCAGAACCGGTCCAGAAGCGCATGGAGCATTCTTTGGTAAAAGGCATCATTGATCATATCGAAAGTGATGCTGAAGAAGCCCGCCAACTTCTAAAAAGTCCTTTGAAGGTCATCGAGGGGCCATTGATGGATGGTATGAATGTGGTGGGTGATCTTTTTGGTTCTGGAAAGATGTTTTTGCCCCAAGTGGTAAAATCAGCACGGGTGATGAAAAAAGCAGTGGCTTACCTGGAGCCATTTATGCCAAAGGCCGGAGATGCGGATTTTAATGAAGAAAAGAGCTCGATCAAAAAAGTACTGCTGGCCACGGTAAAAGGTGACGTCCATGATATAGGCAAGAATATCGTAGGCGTGGTCTTGGCCTGTAACAGCTACCAGATCATAGATCTTGGCGTCATGGTAGATGCGCAGACGATCATTGATGAGGCCATTAAGAATGATGTAGACATTATCGGTCTGAGTGGATTGATTACGCCGTCATTAGATGAGATGGTGAATGTGGCATCTGAGATGGAAAGACAGGGCATGAAGCTGCCATTGCTGATCGGGGGCGCTACGACAAGTAGGATTCACACTGCGGTAAAAATTGATCCTGTGTACAGTGGCACAGTGGTTCATGTACTGGACGCTTCTAAGTCCGTGCCCGTGGCCGGAGAAGCGATCAGTGAAGATACGAGGGAAGCCTATCACCAAAAGATCAAGGCTACTTACGCAGAACTCAGAGAAAGCCACCAAGCCAAACAAGAAGCCAAAAAACTGGCAACTTATGAAGAGGCCAAGGCGAATCCAGTGCCTATTGATTGGAAAGATTATGAACCTGTAAAGCCTGCGAAAATAGGCAAGACTGTTCTTGACTTGGATTTAAGTGTATTGAGAAAATACATCGATTGGACTCCGTTTTTCAGCACATGGATGCTATCTGGAAAGTACCCAAAAATCCTAAAAGATGAAGTAGTGGGAGTCCAAGCCCAAAAGCTATTTGATGAAGCGAATGCCATGCTTGACGAGGCCATTGCCGAAAGATGGCTTAAAGCCAAGGCGGTAGTTGGCCTATATCCTATAAAAAGAACAGGCGATGACCTCGCAATTTTGGATGAA
Coding sequences within it:
- a CDS encoding DUF819 family protein, coding for MQEATPLITNDAVVLGILISILAVVFGTAASKHPFWQKFYRVVPTVLLCYFLPSILNTLGIISGETSQLYQIASRYLLPASLVLLTLSIDFKAILRLGPKALTMFLAGTVGIILGGPLALLVVGFFDPSVLGGAGPDEVWRGLSTIAGSWIGGGANQTAMLRTFEPSGELFSQVIAVDVVMANLWLAFLLYWAANPDRIDRLFKADSSAIQALQEKVEAYRGSIMRIPSMTDTLMVLGVGFGITGLAHWVADIVAPWIGGNYPSLEKYSLDSPFFWIVIIATTCGLVLSFTRARNLEGVGASRLGSVLLYVLVATVGMQMDLFAILDNPTLFLVGGIWMLFHIVIMLVVAYFIKAPFFYVAVGSQANVGGAASAPIVASAFNPSLAPVGVLLAVFGYAVGTYGAYLCGLLLQMVSNL
- a CDS encoding (2Fe-2S) ferredoxin domain-containing protein translates to MGQFRKFIFVCTGSDCKKNGCKGLLKDVKELTRLDTHKGKYKIVKTKCMDFCKTGPVVVVNNEVIKKGTREKIHQVLEGKQLGKP
- a CDS encoding YbjQ family protein, whose protein sequence is MITTTTPSVEGHEIKKYCGIVTGETIIGANVFRDFFASITDIVGGRSGTYEKVLKEAKSTSLMEMEMQAKSMGANAVVGVDLDYETIRDGMLMVTASGTAVFVEPKQ
- a CDS encoding homocysteine S-methyltransferase family protein, whose protein sequence is MNTRTDILLQQIEKKILILDGAMGTMIQRYKLEEEDFRTPALNGHHKSLKGNNDLLSLSRPKIIREIHDTYLDAGADIIETNTFSSTSIAQEDYDLSHLAYELNVEAAKIAKESAMAYSQKTPEQPRFVAGAVGPTNRTASISPDVNDPGYRAVNFDQLSEAYAEQIKGLIDGGVDILLVETIFDTLNAKAALFAIQEVFEEKGLPLAPEDGGIPVMISGTITDASGRTLSGQTTEAFLISVSHVPLMSIGLNCALGAKELRPYLKVLAEKAPFYVSAYPNAGLPNEFGQYDQTSQEMADQVEEFLKDGLINILGGCCGTTPEHIRVIGEVSKKYQPRKLAFTLEEE
- the metH gene encoding methionine synthase: MDNKVNNSQLKLSGLEPLVFTPELNFVNIGERTNVTGSKKFARLILNGQFDEALEVALDQVRGGAQVLDVCMDEGMLDGEAAMVKYLNLLASEPEISRIPIVVDSSKWNIIVAGLKCIQGKGIVNSISLKNGEEEYIHQAKTIKKFGAAVVVMAFDEDGQADTYQRRIDICQRSYDILVNEVKFNPQDIIFDPNIFPVATGMEEHRRNAIDFFMATKWIKENLPGAKVSGGVSNVSFSFRGNNPVREAMHAAFLYHAIQHGMDMGIVNPAMLEVYDDIPKDLLEHVEDVLWDKRDDATERLLEFAETVKSSGKKEVANESWRSEPVQKRMEHSLVKGIIDHIESDAEEARQLLKSPLKVIEGPLMDGMNVVGDLFGSGKMFLPQVVKSARVMKKAVAYLEPFMPKAGDADFNEEKSSIKKVLLATVKGDVHDIGKNIVGVVLACNSYQIIDLGVMVDAQTIIDEAIKNDVDIIGLSGLITPSLDEMVNVASEMERQGMKLPLLIGGATTSRIHTAVKIDPVYSGTVVHVLDASKSVPVAGEAISEDTREAYHQKIKATYAELRESHQAKQEAKKLATYEEAKANPVPIDWKDYEPVKPAKIGKTVLDLDLSVLRKYIDWTPFFSTWMLSGKYPKILKDEVVGVQAQKLFDEANAMLDEAIAERWLKAKAVVGLYPIKRTGDDLAILDEHGQESGTSFHFLRQQGRKGKGVPNRSLADYLHPEKVDYFGGFAVTAGLDMDQKVNAFKAEGDDYNVIMLKAIGDRLAEAAAEYMHEVVRKDLWGYAQAEHLDNDQLIKESYTGIRPAPGYPACPEHSEKTTLFDLLEVEERIGIKLTDSFAMVPTSSVSGFYFGHPESKYFGLGKIGEDQVESYAKRKGVSKEQAEKWLSPNLAYTPRLKPVME